A stretch of DNA from Lycium ferocissimum isolate CSIRO_LF1 chromosome 4, AGI_CSIRO_Lferr_CH_V1, whole genome shotgun sequence:
GTTATATCAGTGAATAGTGGGTTTACCCACAAATTTCTTAGTCCACAGGTGGTGAAACAATTGAAATTTTCATTATTGCCAAATAAGGTATAAATGCACGTGACCATTTCCAGTTGACATGTGATAAAACATAACCTGCATTTCAGTGGGTAACGGTGTAACGCACGGAGAAGAGTTCATTTGTACTTAAGAATGGTTGAGGTTAGTAGATGTGACCTGGTCTTAAGGATGTATGCGATCGGTCTAATTACCATCTACAgggaaaattcaaaattcatcaATGATGGACAAACAGATAAGGCCGAACTAACTTCAGCTGATGGGAGAAATCTATAAAAATGCTGCAAAAAGGCGTTGTGGATGTTTTGCACAACTATGCTCATTAGGATGCACTAAGAACCGTTGTTAGCGAATGGTGCACAATGTCAGATAAGTCTTTTATTTAGACGTAGCATTGTTATTTACATTTGGACTACTTTCATGAATTGGTAATAGAGGACCCTGATCAGTTAGTTTGTTTAGCTGGTGTAATGTCATGGATATACAGCTCATCGCTTTTTATTATTCAGCATTATATGTGTGTTCTATCTTCCTTGTTAATTCTGAAATACAGCTTGATCATACTAAAAGATGTAGCATTCTGATATGAATATTGTcacaaaattcatgaacaaataatGAAATTCATTGAAGAGATAGAAAAAACAAGGATTTCTTACATCAGCCTTCGCAGTTGAAAGAAATGATATGGACATGTCCACTGATACATTCATTGGAAGACCCTCCACATAGACTACCGCACCCCCAACTTCATCAACTAGATTGGCAATGGCACCAGATGCTAACTTCCCTTCTCTATCCTACAAAGGTAAACCAAAAAAACTTCATTTCCAAGCAATAACTCAgcacaaaaaagaagaaaaacgacaatttattttcaaaacccTTCATCTGCATATAATCGAAGCAGAGAAAGTATATGCGTACACCCACAAACAAATAATGAAATACTTCTTCTGTCCCAAGTTATATGACACTCTTTTTTTCATAAGCGTAGTGTTGAGGCCAGCTTGCATGCTAAAATGTTTGGCACCGCTATAATTCTAAAGAATTATCccaacattaattcattaaactAATCAAATCCTAAATTTTATGTAATGTTTCTTTATCAACCTAAAATTTTCAACTATCCCTTTAATCATCAAATAAACTATAACTTTAATACTCTCTTCAATTACTACTTCTAAACAATTATCCCTACATTCATGCATTAAACTATTGAAATTCTAAACTTTTATGTAATGCTTCTTTAACAACCAAACTTTTCAACAATCCCTTTAATCTTCAACCATTACTTTGTGCTAATACATTTCTATACAACTATCACCAACATTCAAGAATCAATGGGAAGCACATAACACAGACATAGGAGTAAAGGGTAAATTGGGGTTTGGTCTTACAGTGAGACGAGGAGGAACTTTGAAGGTGCAAAAAACTTGACCCGGTTCAACTCGGTCAACCCGGATGCCTCTCAGCGCATAATACTCGTAGAAGCTACACTCTGAACCGACCCGGTGAGGGGGAAAGGCAATAGATGAAACCCGGTCCGATTCTTCTCGGGTCAATTCAAGAAAAGCTTTCGCTTTCTCCATTTGCTTTGTTATTTGCGTTTCCGTTGATTTTACAAGCGCAATTTGGGTATTTTGATGACGTAAAATGTAgatcaaagaagaaagaattgagtAAAGGGGATTGGATGAGAATTTGTGTTTCTTTGGGCAAGCGGGTTTAACGTGAAGGAAACGGattaacaactaaaatactacttATATACAACTCCATATGAGAGTCCAAAATGGATGTTTTACCAttaatttcttaaatattttttcttattaattatTACTAACTTATGTCTTCTTTAtctggtttatgaatttgaaaagtTAAACTTCTCTCAGGGTCAATAAGGGGTATGCGTTTTtcgaattaaattaaaaatccaAGCtgaaccattttttttaattattattagatccgatttttttattttttttttaatttgggtttggtttcaaatgaaaaattaaaatttttatgtcttggtttagtcctgaatttttttaaaataagaaaaaacaaaaatcaaattatttaccatatatattattattattattattattttttaatctaaAATTACATTTGATTCTTGATAAATGGTCAAATAAAGAATCAACTAGCATTAAATAAGACCTacatttttgttttgattatgatattaagCATGCAAACTTTATTCTTCTTAtttgtttcattttgtttttacaGGGGACTTAGAAGTTAGAACTGTTTGAGCAACTTGACCATCTCATCACATGTGTATTACTATCTTATCAAtgaagttcgtagtttcagcttgtgaattgatttggcaTTAGCATTTGTCattctttatattatttactCCACCCGTCTCATAATAAATGACACCTTAACAAAAATCACGTATATTAATAAACCaataatgcaatataaaatttattaaattacccctatataataaaaatagattattttttcctcttgattagagcatgcacaagtacACCTTTTGATATTGAGAATCCAACGATACCgagttactatgtggctttttcaatcatcatttagatgttactttaacttgtaAGTTTTTGTCTAAGgatagaattgaaaaaaactaACACAATTTATGTCTTAATTTCATAAGGTAATACTTATTATGagatagtttttttttcatatgaCATACTTATTGTGAGACAGAAAAAGTATATTCTTCTTTCGTCattcaaatatattatttgATTATATTAAATTCATATTGTAATAAAAaccaaataggaaaaaaaaaatgaacccaATGATGAaggattgggctcctctccatttcccttctctccatttttcccaAGTTTTACCTTAGATTAGAGACACATGACATGGGTTAGAATTAATgattaagatttaattgactaaaacaaggTCCTAACcatagtttatataattaataacttgtccataaatatattaaaatactttctctctcttcctattttaatatttcatctttttttcaatCATGATAACTCTTTAATAGTGATATTTTTCAGAATATAGACAACtctttcagaaatatacaattaccaattgaataatggggtctatattatgtgaattagtaagcatcataattgaaaaaatgaaaaatatcatcaattaaaTAATGGGTctattaggaaaaaaaattaagtagcAAAAACTAATCGGGCCCTAACTatcttatataaaatattaggAAAAGTAAATAGGAACTTTTCCTAATCTTTTATGAGAGAGAACTTAATTATTTAACCATTATttaattgttgatatttttcattttttcaattatgatgcttactaattcacataatatagaatttattattcaattggtaattgtatatTTACGAAAGAGGATGTCTATATTCTGAAAAATATCACTATTAAAGAGTTATCATGATTGaaaaaagatggaatattaaaataggaagagagagaaagtattttaatatatttatggataagttattaattaaataaactatgattagggccttgttttagtcaattaaatcttaatcattaattttAACCCATGTCATGTGTCTCTAATCTAAgatagaatttggaaaaaatggagagaagaaaaatggaAAGGAGCCCAATTCAAGCAAAGGacccaaaccaaatcaaatttgttgcaacatataAAGATGGATAATGCAGGAGTTCGCCAGTAAACGAGATTAGTTCACAAACAGGAGACAGAGGCGTATCTAGCCTACAAGGTGAAGGTTCAACTGATCCCCAAACTTTCGATCCGGAAtctaaatttatatgtaaaaaattactaaaatcgtaataaatagtagatatgaacccctaactttaaaaacataataggttcaatgctaaaaatctcaagattgaacccataaaatttaaattctgaatccgccTAAAGTGCCTGAGAAGTTAGAAGTACAACAGTCACGGCAACTATCATATTTGCAACTTTACCAACAAACTATACTATTGCTCACTGATTGCTGTTGCTACTACTCGAATCTTATGCGTGCTGTGGTCATAATTGCCTTACCGTTGTTGCCTCTCTATGACATTTTTCCTTATGGAGAAATTTGCCTTTTATATCGTCATGACTATAATTCACAAGATTGGTCACTCTAGGTTATCCTTTGTAACTCGTGAATAACGTTAGGATTGTAGATCAATATTGACAAAAATATTTGAGCGATAAAAGTGGCTCTAGTCCTCAAATGTTATTCGTGTTCCTCTTCAATTCAAGAAGGATGAAGCTATTGCTGGTTCTTGAGCTGGTTTCTTGCTATATAGTTGCGGAGACATAATTTTCACTGAAAAATCATCTTCTGTAAATACCCtatacttaaaataaaattaattttattattaatctCTTCCGCCCCTCTAGCTACCGCCAAATTTAACATTGACCTTTCTTCCCTAGGGCTTATTCATGCTATTTCTAGGTCACGTGGAATCAAGACTTTTAGGCCCATATGCCAATAGaaacaaattatattttaataaaatctgAATCTAATCTCTGCACAGCTTTAGAGGTCTTCCGAATAATGGCATCTTCATAATAAAAATGTTACACTAAACGTTAACTGctaaatgaaagaaaattaattaattatgccACAGTACATACTCCTATGCTGACCCAATATTTAACTATGCAATTTTAGTACATActcaaattaaaagaaaaaactaataaGGTTGTAGTGAACGATCCTCCATTtcatattaagtgatatttttatctttttattttaattcataGTAATTGATAACATAATTTAAAAggtattatttattttcttctaattaTATCTTTATTtagataaataaatttttacgtaatcaagaaattatattaaatatataatacCACTATTTAAGTAAGGGTAAAGTAGTAAAAACATTTCTTATGATCAAGCTAAAAGCACCAACTTATaggaaacagagggagtaaataATTTGAATTCGAGCCCCAAATATTGAATTACCTTTATTAAAAAACACTTCACCTTCAGTTTTGAAATACGAATgctaatatgattttttttttttaagacaaatcTAAATTTAATTAGGTCTCGCAATATAAACAAACAAACCAaagtaaagaaaagaaaataaaatgttttaaaagaGGGGGTACAATAAAGGTGGGGTTTATGAAGGGTTCTTTTGCTTATTAAGTCTCTTTATGCTCTGAAATTTCTCTGTCCATCTTGTCGGAAAACTCCAACTCCTCTTATTATTCATTCATAAATGTTCCCATCGTATACTGTCCCACTCACATTCCAATGAAATGACTCGCACCACTTCCCATACCCGTACCCGAACCCAAACCCAAACCCGCCGTCTTTCCTCTTGTTACCGTCACCCATCAGAACCGGTCACCGGTATCTGCCCCGCATGCCTTCGTGAACGCCTCTCCGGTCTTGACCCAACCGGTATCCCTTCTTTCGGACCCGAACCCGCTTTGTTTTCTCCGGATCTACGTCGTTGCAGGTCTGTTACTACTGCCACGTGTCAAGGGGAAGGTTCATCTGAGCCACGTCGGAGATCTTGTGACGATAGGTCTTCAAGAAATAATACTCTTGAAAATCTTTTCGGAGTTGATGACGTGGTTGGTGGACCCCATACTGGTTCCAATGTTGAATCGAAGAACCTGGGATTGATGAATTTGTCTGATAATGTATGTCGGTCAATAGTGGAAcgtaaaaatgaagaagaagttaGGGTTTGTTCTAATGCATTGGTGAGAATAGTAGATATAGAAGAAGGTAATACTCAAGATGGAGACTTTAAGACAATGAAAGAGTTCATTGATCTTGAACTTCACACGAAAAATAACAAATTGAGGGATTTTAAAGATATTGCTGTGAATTTCAGGGAAGCAACTTCAGTCTTTAGTAAGAAATTGCAGAAATGGAGacaaaaacagaaggaaaagAAGGTTAATAGCAAGTTGATAGGTTATAAATCGAAGGATAATCGGTCTGAGATTGGGGAATGTGTAATTGGTAGGAGATCTTGTGATATAGAACCTCGATTTTCAGTTGATGAAGGTCCGAGGATTTCGATTGATGAGCCTAGTAGAGCTTCTTGGGATGGATATATGGTAGCTAGGACTATTCCAAGGCTAACACCAATGTTATCGGGTGTTGAAAATGTGCTTTTAGGGAATGGAAATGTTGGGTTTGATAAGCATCGAGCATCGCTTGATGGGCAAATGCAGGCTATAGTAGAAGATGAGAGTATAAGTTCTGGTGGATCAGGGCAGTCCAATTCGGATTCTTCTTCGTCACAAAGGGGAAGTAGTTTTGATAGGTCTAGTTCTGTTCGGAGTTTTGGCAAGAGGACATTGGATTTGGATATGTCAAATTCATCTCCTGCTCATGTTAAGTTGGTTATTACAGAGAGGGAATTGAAAGATTGGCACTTGAAAAATTCTATCAAAGATGAGCCTTTGAATAAGTATGAATCATTTTCCAAGAATGGAAATGTTGCTGAAAGTTGTGACCCCAAGAAGGGTTCCACCAAGAAGTCAGCTAGGTGGCGAGAAATGTTCAATCTCTTTGGTAACAAGCAGAAACTCAATAACAATAAGGGAGAAACCCGAAAAGGACAAGGAGAAAGTGTTATTTCAATCACTGATACTAATGAGAAGCAAGGGGAAAAGGGTTATGATAATGTAAAAGAGGCTGCTCAATGGAGGCTTACACGCAGCAGCAGCATTATTGGGGCTAGAAAATCGTGCAGCAGCTCTTATATTCCTGCTAGGAATTCCTGCAGCAACACTTTCGATCAGCCTAGGAATTCGTGTGACATGACTGAATTAAATTACAGTAAGAAGAAAGTCGCTGAACGTGCTGCTGCCTCTGCTAACTTTGGCAGGGATGCTTTTATGCTGGAGAGGAACAAGAGTGTCAAATACTCTTCGAATGACATTGATAATGGTACGTTGCCATTTTATTTGATGCCATTGAGGACTTCTAGGAGTCGCAAATTCAGTGAGAATAAGCTACCAAAGCCCCTGCACGCCACTGGCAATGCTTTGCACTGAACTGAAAGGAAGATACTAAATGTAGTTCATCACGTATCTGATTTTGTAAAGAACAATTTGTATTTGTCTCTATTGGCATACCTTGTTATATTTGGCaatgtcaaaatgctttctTTATAATGGTTAGCTCAAATTTGTACTTCTATTTCCCCTTGTTATTTATCTTCCCTGAATGGTTCCAACTTTGTTTGAAAATGGGATTAGAAGAACATCATCTTAGTGGATAATGTACTTTGGGTCGGGTAAGGCTCAAGGATTTGGTCAAGTAAGGCCCTAGGATTATCTATGTATCAACTGCCTGGGATGTCGCTGATGTAGAAGTCCCAATCTTTAGCAGGGACCGGGTAGTACTTGTGGCATCTACTGCTTCTTCGTTTCTATGTGATAGCTACTTGTGATTGACCATGTTTAGTGTTTTATGAGGATAAATACagttcttattttcttgaattgcACTAGTTAGGAATCCTAGCCACCCTCCATATATCTTAGAAGAGATTATTTGAATAAATCTGAAGATATAGTCGGGAGCTGTTTGAAAAGTTTGTCTTTCTTAAGGGTACAAGATCATAAACTGGAATGATCAAGATTCTTCTTGTTTCACCTGCATGCCAAACAACACCTCTCACCTGGTCcgctctctttcttttcctttgtttttaaattttttgggatGACTAGCTCCCTGATATCTTCTTGGCATAATGATAAACTCAGCTCTTGTGGGTTGGAACGCTGCTTGTCATGTGTTTGTACTCAAATGAGTCCTTTTCGTCGAATGATCTTCATTCTGGTCTTTCTATCCCCCTTTACTCTGCCAGCCGCTGCATTGAAGGCCAGAGTTCTTTCTCCGTTCACAATAAACAATAACACTCTACTAGTGTTTCGATGTGCATTGGCAACCCTTGATGAACATGCCTTGAGATGTACAACAACGTTAATAGAGCATCTGCCTGATTTGTCAGTCTCTCGCCTTCTCCATATCTGTTTGATTTTAAGAAGTTTAATTAGGTCTCTAATTTGTTGGGTAGAGGTCAGTATGTCTTTGTGCTGTTAATGTTGCTAAAGGATGAATGTTCAACAGGTGGTCACCTATTTACACTTATTTCTGAGAGGCAAATTACTTTCAAATGCATttccttattaaaaaaataaataaattacttttacaTGCATTTAGCATCAAGAAAGTCTGGACTTTGGACTAGTGTAGTGCTGCATTTCAGAGTTTTGCTTCTTGAGAAAAGTGGAATATAATGATCCAGAAAAGTTGTTTCGAGGCCAATTGTTGAAATTTTTACTCAACCAATGaattttgtcaaaataattCTCAAGGTTTTTCTGGGTCCCGTAGATGGTAATATATTTTCAACTTGTACTATTTTAGCATGCAAAACTCTTTTATTCAAAACGTTAAAGATTAGAAAATGGTGACTCGAAAATTTGACAACTCAAAAAGAGCATATTGAGCATATAGCCAAAACAAAATGCCGCAAAGAGCATGCCTTGTCGTTGCAACAATTTGCACCAGTGTTCCTTTTGAGGAGGGATATTTAACTTTTGTCTCCGTTTTCCAAAGCTTTACAAATTTGACAAGCCTTGGcaacaattttaaaatattagaaTGAATATTGTAGTTAAAGTCATGCCTTGCTGACATAACTTGTTAAAGCGTAATTTCATTGTTTCTGAGTGTAGTGTCAAGGCTAATTTTGCACAAATTTCTTAAATAGGGACATAGGTTAAATAGCGACCTTATATGATCTTATTTGTGCAAATCTCCCTATCAACAAGAGGAGTCACATGCCCAATGTGATGAAATTGGagctaaaagaaataaatagcAGAGTTTTTTGAGAATGCATTTCAAGGAAAAAGAATCTATTGTGGAATTTAACTTTAATTTACTGCCTTCAACCCAAATTGAATGTTGACGTAAAAGCAAAAAGTAATCGTATCactattcctt
This window harbors:
- the LOC132052890 gene encoding uncharacterized protein LOC132052890 translates to MEKAKAFLELTREESDRVSSIAFPPHRVGSECSFYEYYALRGIRVDRVEPGQVFCTFKVPPRLTDREGKLASGAIANLVDEVGGAVVYVEGLPMNVSVDMSISFLSTAKADDELEIIGRVLGQKGGYKGTSVLVKNKTTGELIAEGRHSLFGKHVSKM
- the LOC132052891 gene encoding protein OCTOPUS-like, with translation MTRTTSHTRTRTQTQTRRLSSCYRHPSEPVTGICPACLRERLSGLDPTGIPSFGPEPALFSPDLRRCRSVTTATCQGEGSSEPRRRSCDDRSSRNNTLENLFGVDDVVGGPHTGSNVESKNLGLMNLSDNVCRSIVERKNEEEVRVCSNALVRIVDIEEGNTQDGDFKTMKEFIDLELHTKNNKLRDFKDIAVNFREATSVFSKKLQKWRQKQKEKKVNSKLIGYKSKDNRSEIGECVIGRRSCDIEPRFSVDEGPRISIDEPSRASWDGYMVARTIPRLTPMLSGVENVLLGNGNVGFDKHRASLDGQMQAIVEDESISSGGSGQSNSDSSSSQRGSSFDRSSSVRSFGKRTLDLDMSNSSPAHVKLVITERELKDWHLKNSIKDEPLNKYESFSKNGNVAESCDPKKGSTKKSARWREMFNLFGNKQKLNNNKGETRKGQGESVISITDTNEKQGEKGYDNVKEAAQWRLTRSSSIIGARKSCSSSYIPARNSCSNTFDQPRNSCDMTELNYSKKKVAERAAASANFGRDAFMLERNKSVKYSSNDIDNGTLPFYLMPLRTSRSRKFSENKLPKPLHATGNALH